Proteins from a single region of Thermodesulfatator atlanticus DSM 21156:
- the recN gene encoding DNA repair protein RecN — MLLELRLKDYVLIEEARLKFEPGFVVFTGETGAGKSLLVKSLKLASGARGGPQVIRPGAKQAIIEAVWENSPETAAKLEELGLEPEDEIIIRRVITKERSRIYLNGSPITLQMLGQILAGKVIIAGQHEYQSINAAETRLFLLDAFGGLLDLREKYQKAFKEYQDLAHALNHLREKISSALKEEDFLNFQLKEIENVAPQPGEDEEIEERLFVLKNLARLESLVKDARSQLETGYAAFSQARKSLSQAIEFSRELEPLAKRLESLVFESEDLAGELTSYLRNLATEEGELEALEERLYQLKRLKRKYGPTLQDVLAHYEQIKKELARLTTGEDQLKELEEKTENARSKAEALAEELSLKRKEKAELLSHKINSYLKDLALEGARFRIHFSREELSKSGIDLVDFLVKTNPQSPLRPLREVASGGELSRFFLAIKAAVSQKEATETLVFDEIDAGVGGMVAHKLGTLLKELARAQQVICVTHLPQLAALADQHFVVEKKIEGEKATTRIKELNFQERTKEIARMLGEPNALELARRLLAR; from the coding sequence ATGCTGCTTGAGTTAAGACTAAAAGACTATGTCTTAATCGAAGAAGCCCGACTCAAATTTGAGCCGGGCTTTGTTGTATTTACCGGGGAGACCGGCGCAGGGAAGTCTCTTTTGGTAAAAAGTCTGAAATTGGCCTCAGGGGCCCGAGGAGGCCCCCAGGTCATAAGGCCTGGAGCCAAACAAGCCATAATCGAAGCCGTGTGGGAAAACTCTCCTGAGACCGCGGCAAAGCTTGAAGAATTAGGTCTTGAGCCTGAAGACGAAATCATCATAAGGCGTGTTATTACGAAAGAGAGGTCACGCATTTACTTAAACGGCTCACCTATTACCCTGCAGATGCTTGGGCAAATTTTAGCGGGCAAGGTTATTATTGCCGGACAGCACGAGTACCAAAGCATAAACGCCGCAGAAACCAGGCTCTTTCTGCTTGATGCCTTTGGCGGGCTTCTTGACCTGCGGGAAAAGTACCAAAAGGCCTTTAAAGAATACCAGGACCTGGCTCACGCATTAAATCACCTGCGGGAGAAAATAAGTAGCGCTTTAAAAGAAGAAGACTTTCTAAATTTTCAGCTAAAAGAAATCGAAAACGTAGCCCCTCAACCAGGAGAAGACGAAGAAATCGAAGAAAGGCTTTTTGTGCTCAAGAATCTTGCCCGCCTGGAATCCCTGGTAAAGGATGCACGCAGCCAACTTGAAACCGGATACGCCGCTTTTTCCCAGGCAAGGAAGAGCCTGAGTCAGGCCATTGAGTTTAGCAGGGAGCTTGAACCTTTGGCGAAAAGGCTTGAAAGCCTTGTTTTTGAGTCAGAAGACCTTGCGGGTGAACTTACTTCTTATCTGAGGAACCTTGCTACCGAAGAAGGAGAACTTGAAGCCCTTGAAGAAAGGCTTTATCAATTGAAACGCCTGAAGAGAAAATATGGCCCTACCCTTCAAGATGTCTTAGCCCATTACGAACAAATAAAAAAAGAACTTGCCCGGTTAACCACTGGCGAAGACCAATTGAAAGAGCTTGAAGAAAAAACAGAAAACGCACGCAGCAAAGCAGAAGCCCTGGCAGAAGAGCTTTCCCTAAAACGAAAAGAAAAAGCCGAGCTTCTTTCTCACAAAATAAACTCTTATTTGAAAGACCTGGCCCTTGAAGGGGCAAGATTTCGTATTCATTTTTCCCGAGAGGAACTATCAAAAAGCGGCATCGATTTGGTAGATTTTCTGGTGAAGACAAATCCCCAAAGTCCTTTGAGACCTCTTAGGGAAGTGGCCTCAGGGGGTGAGCTTTCCCGCTTCTTTCTGGCTATTAAAGCGGCGGTCTCCCAAAAAGAGGCTACAGAGACCCTTGTGTTTGACGAGATTGACGCTGGAGTTGGCGGGATGGTGGCTCATAAGCTTGGCACGCTCTTAAAAGAACTGGCCCGGGCTCAGCAAGTTATTTGCGTTACTCATTTGCCCCAGCTTGCTGCCCTTGCTGACCAGCATTTTGTGGTAGAGAAAAAGATAGAAGGCGAAAAAGCAACAACCCGTATAAAAGAACTTAATTTCCAGGAAAGAACTAAAGAAATTGCCCGGATGCTTGGTGAGCCAAACGCCCTTGAGCTGGCTAGGAGGCTTCTTGCAAGATGA